The following coding sequences lie in one Myxococcus xanthus genomic window:
- the rplD gene encoding 50S ribosomal protein L4, protein MAKFDVVDLDLKKVSEIELSDDVFGTEPNAHLFYEVAKMQQINRRRGTVGVKNTSLVSGGGKKPWKQKGTGRARQGSIRASHWVGGGKAMAPKARDYFYRPPRKVRRGALKSALSLRAQEKTLIILDGFSLDAPKSKQAFEVLTKRLKLQNALVIDDKGNTNLHRSVRNLAKFDVLPPEGLNLEAVLRHSHLVLTSAAAKTLEGALS, encoded by the coding sequence ATGGCGAAGTTTGACGTTGTCGACCTGGATTTGAAGAAGGTGTCGGAGATTGAGCTCTCCGACGATGTCTTCGGCACCGAGCCGAACGCCCACCTGTTTTACGAGGTGGCGAAGATGCAGCAGATCAACCGGCGCCGCGGCACGGTCGGGGTGAAGAACACCTCGCTGGTCAGCGGCGGCGGCAAGAAGCCCTGGAAGCAGAAGGGCACCGGCCGCGCTCGTCAGGGCTCCATCCGCGCTTCCCACTGGGTGGGCGGCGGTAAGGCGATGGCTCCCAAGGCGCGCGACTACTTCTACCGCCCGCCCCGCAAGGTGCGCCGCGGCGCCCTGAAGTCCGCGCTGTCCCTGCGGGCCCAGGAGAAGACGCTCATCATCCTGGACGGTTTCTCCCTGGATGCTCCGAAGAGCAAGCAGGCCTTCGAGGTCCTCACCAAGCGTCTGAAGCTCCAGAACGCCCTGGTGATTGACGACAAGGGCAACACCAACCTGCACCGCAGCGTGCGCAACCTGGCGAAGTTCGACGTGCTGCCGCCCGAGGGCCTGAACCTCGAGGCCGTTCTCCGGCACTCGCACCTCGTGCTCACGTCCGCGGCCGCGAAGACCCTCGAGGGGGCGCTGTCATGA
- the rpsS gene encoding 30S ribosomal protein S19, whose amino-acid sequence MARSIKKGPFVDDFLVKKIEDMIKTNKKAVVKTWSRRSTILPEFVGHTFAVHNGKKFIPVFVTENMVGHKLGEFAPTRTFGGHSAEKKVAKAPGK is encoded by the coding sequence ATGGCTCGTTCGATCAAGAAGGGTCCGTTCGTCGATGACTTCCTCGTGAAGAAGATCGAGGACATGATCAAGACGAACAAGAAGGCCGTCGTAAAGACGTGGTCCCGCCGCTCCACGATTCTTCCGGAGTTCGTGGGTCACACCTTCGCGGTGCACAACGGGAAGAAGTTCATCCCGGTGTTCGTCACGGAGAACATGGTTGGCCACAAGCTCGGCGAGTTCGCCCCGACGCGTACGTTCGGCGGTCACTCGGCGGAGAAGAAGGTCGCCAAGGCCCCGGGCAAGTAG
- the rplB gene encoding 50S ribosomal protein L2, translating to MGIKKYKPTSSARRLMTVSDFADITKDSPEKSLTEPLKRSGGRNVHGHITRRHQGGGHKRRYRVIDFKRRDKDGVPAKVVAVEYDPNRTANIALLHYADGDKRYILAPVGLSVGDTVFAGEGADIRPGNSLPLQNIPVGTVIHNVELKPGRGAQVIRSAGTSGQLMAKEDRYAQVRMPSGTVRKVLIECRATVGQVGNIEHEIIRIGKAGKSRWLGIRPTVRGLAMNPVDHPHGGGEGKSGQGNPHPVSPWGKKTKGLTTRTNKRTDKFIVSGRRQGARSQ from the coding sequence ATGGGCATCAAGAAGTACAAGCCGACTAGCTCCGCCCGCCGTCTGATGACGGTGTCCGACTTCGCGGACATCACCAAGGACTCGCCCGAGAAGAGCCTCACCGAGCCGCTCAAGCGCTCCGGTGGTCGCAACGTCCACGGGCACATCACCCGCCGGCACCAGGGTGGCGGCCACAAGCGCCGCTACCGTGTCATCGACTTCAAGCGCCGGGACAAGGATGGCGTCCCCGCGAAGGTCGTGGCCGTCGAGTACGACCCCAACCGCACCGCCAACATCGCGCTGCTGCACTACGCGGACGGCGACAAGCGCTACATCCTCGCTCCGGTCGGTCTGAGCGTGGGTGACACGGTGTTCGCCGGCGAAGGCGCGGACATCCGGCCGGGCAACAGCCTGCCGCTGCAGAACATCCCGGTGGGTACGGTCATCCACAACGTGGAGCTGAAGCCGGGCCGTGGCGCCCAGGTCATCCGCTCCGCCGGCACGTCCGGACAGCTGATGGCGAAGGAGGACCGCTACGCACAGGTGCGTATGCCCTCCGGCACCGTCCGCAAGGTCCTCATCGAGTGCCGCGCCACCGTGGGCCAGGTGGGCAACATCGAGCACGAAATCATCCGTATCGGCAAGGCGGGTAAGAGCCGCTGGTTGGGCATCCGTCCCACCGTCCGCGGTCTGGCGATGAACCCGGTCGACCACCCGCACGGCGGTGGTGAAGGCAAGTCCGGTCAGGGTAACCCGCACCCTGTGTCCCCCTGGGGGAAGAAGACCAAGGGTCTCACCACGCGCACCAACAAGCGCACTGACAAGTTCATCGTGTCCGGCCGCCGCCAGGGCGCGCGCAGCCAGTAA
- the rpsJ gene encoding 30S ribosomal protein S10, giving the protein MATQKIRIRLKAYDSKLLDQSAGEIVETAKRTGAKVAGPIPLPTRINKFTVLRSPHVDKKSREQFEIRTHKRLLDILEPTQQTLDALMKLDLSAGVDVEIKS; this is encoded by the coding sequence ATGGCGACACAGAAGATCCGCATCCGGCTGAAGGCGTACGACTCGAAGCTCCTGGACCAGAGCGCGGGTGAGATCGTCGAGACGGCCAAGCGCACGGGCGCGAAGGTGGCCGGTCCGATCCCCCTTCCCACGCGCATCAACAAGTTCACGGTGCTGCGGTCTCCGCACGTGGACAAGAAGAGCCGTGAGCAGTTCGAGATCCGCACGCACAAGCGCCTGCTCGATATCCTCGAGCCCACGCAGCAGACGCTGGATGCGCTGATGAAGCTGGATCTGTCGGCTGGCGTTGACGTCGAGATCAAGTCCTAG
- the rpsG gene encoding 30S ribosomal protein S7 encodes MPRRRVVAKRKILPDPKFQDRLVTKFVNDLMRKGKKSIAEGVCYGAFALIEERAKEDPLKTFKKALDNVKPVLEVKSRRVGGATYQVPVEVRQDRRVALGMRWIITYSKARGEKTMQEKLAGEIMDAANNRGNAVKKREDTHKMAEANKAFAHYRW; translated from the coding sequence ATGCCTCGCCGTCGCGTAGTCGCCAAGCGCAAGATTCTTCCGGATCCGAAGTTCCAGGACCGGCTCGTCACCAAGTTCGTCAACGACCTGATGCGGAAGGGCAAGAAGTCCATCGCGGAAGGCGTTTGCTACGGCGCCTTCGCCCTCATCGAGGAGCGCGCGAAGGAAGACCCCCTCAAGACCTTCAAGAAGGCCCTCGACAACGTCAAGCCGGTGCTCGAGGTCAAGAGCCGCCGCGTCGGTGGCGCCACCTACCAGGTGCCCGTCGAGGTCCGTCAGGACCGCCGCGTGGCGCTCGGCATGCGTTGGATCATCACCTACTCCAAGGCGCGTGGTGAGAAGACCATGCAGGAGAAGCTGGCTGGTGAGATCATGGACGCCGCCAACAACCGCGGCAACGCGGTGAAGAAGCGTGAAGACACGCACAAGATGGCGGAGGCCAACAAGGCCTTCGCTCACTACCGCTGGTAG
- the rpsL gene encoding 30S ribosomal protein S12, producing MPTISQLVRKGREKLVVKGKSPALKESPQKRGVCTRVYTTTPKKPNSALRKVARVRLTNGIEVTSYIPGVGHNLQEHSVVMIRGGRVKDLPGVRYHIVRGTLDSVGVAGRKQSRSKYGAKRPS from the coding sequence GTGCCGACCATTAGCCAGCTGGTCCGCAAGGGCCGCGAGAAGCTCGTCGTCAAGGGCAAGAGCCCCGCGCTCAAGGAGTCCCCTCAGAAGCGTGGCGTCTGCACGCGCGTGTACACCACGACCCCGAAGAAGCCGAACTCGGCCCTCCGCAAGGTGGCCCGTGTTCGTCTGACGAACGGGATCGAGGTCACGTCCTACATCCCCGGCGTGGGTCACAACCTCCAGGAGCACTCGGTGGTGATGATTCGCGGTGGCCGTGTGAAGGACCTCCCGGGCGTCCGCTACCACATCGTCCGTGGAACGCTGGACTCCGTGGGTGTCGCGGGCCGCAAGCAGAGCCGCTCCAAGTACGGCGCGAAGCGTCCGAGCTGA
- the rplN gene encoding 50S ribosomal protein L14 — translation MIQMTSVLDVADNSGAKKVFCIKVLGGSKRKYASIGDVIVVSVREALPNSKVKKGDVAKAVIVRTKREVGRPDGSYIKFDGNSAVLINKDMEPIGTRIFGPVARELRARKFMKIISLAPEVL, via the coding sequence ATGATTCAGATGACGAGCGTGCTCGACGTGGCGGACAACTCGGGCGCGAAGAAGGTGTTCTGCATCAAGGTGCTCGGCGGCTCGAAGCGCAAGTATGCGTCCATCGGCGACGTGATTGTCGTCTCGGTGCGCGAGGCGCTTCCCAACTCGAAGGTGAAGAAGGGTGACGTGGCCAAGGCCGTCATCGTTCGCACCAAGCGCGAGGTGGGTCGCCCGGACGGCAGCTACATCAAGTTCGACGGCAACTCCGCGGTCCTCATCAACAAGGACATGGAGCCCATTGGTACGCGTATCTTCGGGCCGGTGGCCCGTGAGCTCCGCGCCCGCAAGTTCATGAAGATCATCTCGCTGGCGCCCGAAGTCCTCTGA
- the fusA gene encoding elongation factor G, which yields MAREYPLERYRNIGIMAHIDAGKTTTTERILFYTGAIHRMGEVHEGNTTTDWMVQERERGITITSAAISAFWARRDQRYRVNIIDTPGHVDFTIEVERSLRVLDGAIAVFDAVNGVEPQSETVWRQADKYKVPRICFINKMDRVGADFEMSVGTIREKLGARAVRMQLPLGAEDKHRGVIDLVKMKALVFQDSEQGSRYDETDIPEEFKEEADAARAELLEAAAEQDDALTEKFLEGVELTEDEVRGAIRKGCVSLKLFPVFCGSAFRHKGVQPLLDAVVDYLPSPLEVPPIHGKTPNGEDAVRETRDDAPFSALAFKIMNDPSFQSQTLTFLRVYSGKLEAGSAVWNSVKGKRERVSRLVQMRADKKDEITECYAGDICAVVGLKLAGTGDTLCDDKQPIILERMEFPEPVIDIAIEPKSTADQDKILQSLQRLAMEDPSFRVRTNEETGQTLIAGMGELHLEIIVDRLLREFKVDANIGKPQVAYRETVTSRVEMEGKYIRQTGGRGQYGHIWLRVAPNEPGQGFSFENKVTGGVVSKEFVDAVKAGCAEAMQNGPVAGYPMVDVKVEAFDGSMHDVDSSEMAFKIAGSLAFKDAVRTATPVLLEPIMNCEIVTPDDFMGDVIGDLNGRRGKVLGMIPRPGRVQAIQAQVPLAAMFGYSTDLRSRSQGRATYTMQFSHYAPAPKTALNR from the coding sequence ATGGCCCGTGAGTACCCCCTCGAGCGCTACCGCAACATCGGCATCATGGCGCACATCGATGCCGGCAAGACGACGACCACGGAGCGCATTCTCTTCTACACCGGCGCCATCCATCGGATGGGCGAGGTGCACGAAGGCAACACCACCACCGACTGGATGGTCCAGGAGCGTGAGCGCGGCATCACGATCACGTCCGCCGCCATCTCCGCCTTCTGGGCCCGGCGCGACCAGCGCTACCGCGTCAACATCATCGACACGCCGGGACACGTGGACTTCACCATCGAGGTGGAGCGCAGCCTGCGCGTGCTGGACGGCGCCATCGCGGTGTTCGACGCGGTGAACGGTGTGGAGCCGCAGTCGGAGACGGTGTGGCGCCAGGCGGACAAGTACAAGGTCCCCCGCATCTGCTTCATCAACAAGATGGACCGGGTGGGCGCCGACTTCGAGATGTCCGTGGGGACCATCCGCGAGAAGCTGGGCGCGCGTGCGGTTCGCATGCAGCTGCCGCTGGGCGCGGAGGACAAGCACCGCGGCGTCATCGACCTGGTGAAGATGAAGGCCCTGGTGTTCCAGGACTCGGAGCAGGGCAGTCGCTACGACGAGACGGACATCCCCGAGGAGTTCAAGGAGGAGGCGGACGCCGCCCGGGCCGAGTTGCTCGAGGCCGCGGCCGAGCAGGACGACGCGCTGACCGAGAAGTTCCTCGAGGGCGTGGAGTTGACCGAGGACGAAGTGCGTGGCGCCATCCGCAAGGGCTGCGTGAGCCTGAAGCTGTTCCCGGTGTTCTGCGGCTCGGCCTTCCGCCACAAGGGCGTGCAGCCGCTGCTGGACGCGGTGGTGGACTACCTGCCCAGCCCGCTGGAGGTGCCGCCCATCCACGGCAAGACGCCCAACGGCGAGGACGCCGTGCGCGAAACGCGGGACGACGCGCCCTTCAGCGCGCTGGCGTTCAAGATCATGAACGACCCCTCGTTCCAGTCCCAGACGCTGACCTTCCTCCGCGTGTACTCCGGCAAGCTGGAGGCGGGTTCAGCGGTATGGAACTCGGTGAAGGGCAAGCGCGAGCGGGTCAGCCGGCTCGTGCAGATGCGCGCGGACAAGAAGGACGAAATCACCGAGTGCTACGCCGGTGATATCTGCGCCGTGGTGGGCCTGAAGCTGGCCGGCACGGGCGACACGCTCTGCGACGACAAGCAGCCCATCATCCTGGAGCGGATGGAGTTCCCCGAGCCCGTCATCGACATCGCCATCGAGCCGAAGTCGACGGCGGACCAGGACAAGATCCTCCAGTCGCTGCAGCGCCTGGCCATGGAGGACCCGTCCTTCCGCGTGAGGACGAACGAGGAGACGGGTCAGACGCTCATCGCCGGCATGGGCGAGCTCCACCTGGAAATCATCGTCGACCGCCTCCTGCGTGAGTTCAAGGTCGACGCGAACATCGGCAAGCCCCAGGTGGCCTACCGTGAGACGGTCACCTCCCGGGTGGAGATGGAAGGGAAGTACATCCGCCAGACGGGCGGCCGAGGCCAGTACGGCCACATCTGGCTGCGCGTGGCCCCCAACGAGCCGGGGCAGGGGTTCTCCTTCGAGAACAAGGTCACCGGCGGCGTGGTGTCCAAGGAGTTCGTCGACGCGGTGAAGGCCGGGTGCGCGGAGGCCATGCAGAACGGCCCGGTGGCCGGCTACCCCATGGTGGACGTGAAGGTGGAGGCCTTCGACGGCTCCATGCACGACGTGGACTCCAGCGAGATGGCGTTCAAGATCGCCGGCTCGCTGGCCTTCAAGGATGCCGTGCGCACGGCCACGCCCGTGCTCCTCGAGCCCATCATGAACTGCGAAATCGTCACGCCCGATGACTTCATGGGCGACGTCATTGGCGACCTGAACGGACGGCGCGGGAAGGTGCTGGGGATGATCCCCCGGCCTGGCCGTGTGCAGGCCATCCAGGCGCAGGTGCCCCTGGCGGCCATGTTCGGCTACTCGACCGACCTGCGCAGCCGCAGCCAGGGAAGGGCGACGTACACCATGCAGTTCAGCCACTACGCGCCCGCGCCCAAGACGGCGCTCAACCGCTGA
- the rpsC gene encoding 30S ribosomal protein S3 — MGQKVHPIGFRLGVIKTWDSKWFEHKNYAQWLHEDIRIREFVKKSLNHAGVSKVEIERAANKVKVNVHTARPGIVIGKRGAGIETVKKDLQQFTKNEVFLNIVEVRKAETDAQLVAENIATQLERRIAFRRAMKKALQTAMKFGAKGIRVACSGRLGGAEMARYEWYREGRVPLHTLRADIDYGFAEAKTTYGKIGCKVWVCKGEVLPGKGGQAPMPSNR, encoded by the coding sequence TTGGGACAGAAAGTTCATCCGATCGGGTTCCGGCTTGGTGTCATCAAGACCTGGGACTCCAAGTGGTTCGAGCACAAGAACTACGCGCAGTGGCTCCACGAGGACATCCGCATCCGCGAGTTCGTGAAGAAGTCGCTGAACCACGCGGGCGTGTCGAAGGTGGAGATCGAGCGCGCGGCCAACAAGGTCAAGGTCAACGTCCACACTGCGCGGCCGGGCATCGTCATCGGCAAGCGTGGCGCGGGCATCGAGACGGTGAAGAAGGACCTCCAGCAGTTCACGAAGAACGAGGTCTTCCTCAACATCGTCGAGGTCCGCAAGGCCGAGACCGACGCGCAGCTGGTGGCGGAGAACATCGCCACGCAGCTCGAGCGCCGCATCGCGTTCCGCCGCGCCATGAAGAAGGCCCTGCAGACGGCGATGAAGTTCGGCGCCAAGGGCATTCGCGTGGCCTGCTCGGGCCGCCTCGGTGGCGCGGAGATGGCGCGCTACGAGTGGTACCGCGAGGGTCGCGTGCCCCTGCACACCCTGCGCGCGGACATTGACTACGGTTTCGCCGAGGCGAAGACGACCTACGGCAAGATCGGCTGCAAGGTCTGGGTCTGCAAGGGCGAGGTCCTCCCGGGCAAGGGTGGCCAGGCCCCCATGCCCTCCAACCGGTAA
- the rplP gene encoding 50S ribosomal protein L16, whose amino-acid sequence MLQPARTKYRKMHKGRMPGSAHRGSDMTYGEYGLMSLQPGWITSRQIEAARIAMTRHVKRGGKIWIRIFPDKPITKKPAETRMGTGKGGVEYYVAVVKPGRILYEMEGMTPEVATGALKLAQAKLPVLTKIVKRADLSL is encoded by the coding sequence ATGCTTCAGCCTGCTCGTACGAAGTACCGCAAGATGCACAAGGGCCGCATGCCTGGCAGTGCCCACCGGGGTAGCGACATGACCTACGGTGAGTACGGCCTGATGAGCCTCCAGCCGGGGTGGATCACCTCTCGGCAGATCGAGGCGGCTCGTATCGCGATGACGCGTCACGTGAAGCGTGGCGGCAAGATCTGGATCCGTATCTTCCCGGACAAGCCCATCACCAAGAAGCCCGCTGAGACCCGTATGGGTACCGGTAAGGGTGGCGTGGAGTACTACGTCGCGGTGGTGAAGCCCGGCCGCATCCTCTACGAGATGGAGGGTATGACGCCGGAAGTGGCCACCGGAGCGCTGAAGCTGGCGCAGGCGAAGCTGCCGGTGCTCACGAAGATCGTGAAGCGGGCGGACCTGAGCCTCTAA
- a CDS encoding DnaJ C-terminal domain-containing protein, with the protein MADDYYQTLGVDRSASAEDVKKAYRKLARKYHPDVNPGNKAAEEKFKQVSAAFEVLSDTRKRKLYDEFGPDAEKIGFDEKKAEAYRAYKASAGSAGAGGIPYGAEGFDLGDLFGDLFGGRGGGAAGGAPGGFDIGEMFGRRARNAGPERGEDLTVRVQLTLAQAVSGTERPLAFNRPGRCSTCNGRGTSGPVSTCTVCNGTGRSRRAGSLFGSAGACANCHGTGKAAPPCPQCAGSGVKEEQARLTVKIPAGVHTGSKVRLSGQGAAGTRGGPPGDLYIETEVAEHPLVRREGDDLHLDLPVTVSEALLGADVRVPTFQGEVTVKVLPHSQSGRRMRLKGRGVPSLKGGPQGDLYLHLQVKVPEETTAEARAAAEALARAYQGDVRRELTL; encoded by the coding sequence ATGGCGGACGACTACTACCAGACCCTCGGCGTCGATCGGTCGGCTTCAGCGGAGGACGTCAAGAAGGCGTACCGCAAGCTGGCACGCAAGTACCACCCGGACGTCAACCCGGGCAACAAGGCCGCCGAGGAGAAGTTCAAGCAGGTGAGCGCGGCGTTCGAGGTGCTGTCAGACACCCGGAAGCGCAAGCTCTACGACGAGTTCGGCCCGGACGCCGAGAAGATAGGCTTCGACGAAAAGAAGGCGGAGGCCTATCGGGCCTACAAAGCCTCGGCCGGGAGCGCCGGTGCCGGGGGCATTCCCTATGGCGCCGAGGGCTTCGACCTGGGTGACCTTTTCGGCGACCTGTTCGGAGGCCGTGGCGGTGGCGCGGCGGGCGGCGCCCCGGGAGGCTTCGACATTGGCGAGATGTTCGGGCGTCGCGCTCGCAACGCCGGGCCCGAGCGTGGAGAGGACCTGACGGTCCGCGTCCAACTCACGCTTGCCCAAGCCGTCTCCGGTACCGAGCGCCCCCTGGCCTTCAACCGTCCGGGCCGGTGCTCCACGTGCAACGGCCGGGGCACGTCCGGTCCGGTGTCCACCTGCACCGTCTGCAACGGCACGGGCCGCTCCCGCCGCGCAGGAAGCCTGTTCGGCAGCGCGGGTGCGTGCGCCAATTGCCACGGCACGGGCAAGGCCGCGCCGCCCTGCCCCCAGTGCGCGGGCTCGGGCGTGAAGGAGGAGCAGGCCCGGCTGACGGTGAAGATTCCCGCTGGCGTGCACACCGGCTCGAAGGTGCGGCTCTCCGGCCAGGGCGCGGCGGGGACACGGGGCGGCCCCCCAGGGGACCTCTACATCGAGACCGAGGTGGCCGAGCATCCCCTGGTGCGTCGAGAAGGCGACGACCTGCACCTCGACCTGCCCGTGACGGTCTCCGAGGCCCTGCTGGGCGCCGACGTGCGCGTCCCCACGTTCCAGGGGGAAGTCACCGTGAAGGTGCTCCCCCATTCCCAATCCGGCCGCCGCATGCGGCTGAAGGGGCGCGGCGTTCCCTCGCTCAAGGGCGGACCACAGGGCGACCTGTACCTCCACCTCCAAGTGAAGGTTCCCGAGGAGACCACCGCCGAAGCCCGGGCCGCCGCCGAGGCGCTCGCCCGGGCCTATCAGGGCGACGTCCGCCGCGAGCTGACGCTCTAG
- the rimI gene encoding ribosomal protein S18-alanine N-acetyltransferase, protein MRRMREEPAPGARHGYTIRQMMPEDLSAVMLLEQAAFKNPWSQDLLRRELQHEWSTILLVEEEREGDAPELLGLAIFWIVHDEVHVLNVATAPKHRRRGVARAVMDEVLARGRAKRCSLATLEVRKSNEAALQLYRAFGFRPVGIRPNYYVDEGEDAVVMVLDF, encoded by the coding sequence ATGAGGCGGATGCGCGAGGAGCCGGCGCCCGGGGCCCGGCACGGCTACACCATCCGGCAGATGATGCCGGAGGACCTGTCCGCGGTCATGCTGCTGGAGCAGGCCGCGTTCAAGAACCCCTGGTCCCAGGACCTGCTCAGGCGCGAGCTTCAACACGAATGGTCCACCATCCTCCTCGTGGAGGAGGAGCGGGAGGGGGACGCGCCGGAGCTGCTGGGCCTGGCCATCTTCTGGATCGTCCATGACGAGGTGCACGTGCTGAACGTGGCCACCGCGCCCAAGCACCGGCGCCGGGGCGTGGCGCGCGCTGTCATGGACGAGGTCCTGGCGCGGGGGAGGGCGAAGCGCTGCTCCCTGGCCACCCTGGAGGTGCGCAAGAGCAATGAGGCCGCGCTCCAGCTCTACCGGGCCTTCGGCTTCCGCCCCGTCGGCATCCGGCCGAACTACTACGTCGACGAGGGCGAGGACGCCGTCGTGATGGTCCTCGACTTCTAA
- a CDS encoding 50S ribosomal protein L23, with protein sequence MNLNDVIKGPLITEKLDKAREKFRQYSFIVDRKATKHDVARAVETLFKVTVEGVNTNIVRGKIKRVGRSIGKRPNFKKAVVTLKQGDSIELFEGGAA encoded by the coding sequence ATGAATCTGAACGACGTCATCAAGGGCCCGCTCATCACCGAGAAGCTGGACAAGGCCCGCGAGAAGTTTCGCCAGTACTCGTTCATCGTCGACCGCAAGGCGACGAAGCACGACGTGGCCCGCGCGGTGGAGACGCTCTTCAAGGTCACCGTCGAGGGCGTGAACACCAACATCGTCCGCGGCAAGATCAAGCGGGTGGGTCGTAGCATCGGCAAGCGGCCCAACTTCAAGAAGGCGGTTGTGACGCTGAAGCAGGGCGACTCGATCGAACTCTTCGAGGGAGGGGCGGCCTGA
- the rpmC gene encoding 50S ribosomal protein L29, producing the protein MESEMATAKELKELSADDLKQRAAELRETLFQDQLKRRTGSLDNPAERTQHRRDLARVLTVLTQKMKA; encoded by the coding sequence ATGGAGAGTGAAATGGCGACTGCGAAGGAATTGAAGGAACTGTCGGCGGACGACCTGAAGCAGCGCGCGGCCGAGCTGCGTGAGACGCTGTTCCAGGACCAGCTGAAGCGTCGGACCGGTTCGCTGGACAACCCGGCCGAGCGCACCCAGCACCGGCGGGACCTGGCGCGGGTTCTGACCGTGCTGACCCAGAAGATGAAGGCTTAA
- the tuf gene encoding elongation factor Tu — protein MAKEKFERNKPHVNIGTIGHVDHGKTSLTAAITKVLAKTGGATFLAYDLIDKAPEERERGITISTSHVEYQTASRHYAHVDCPGHADYVKNMITGAAQMDGAILVVSAADGPMPQTREHILLARQVGVPYIVVFLNKVDMLDDPELRELVEMEVRDLLKKYEFPGDDIPIVPGSALKALEGDTSDIGEPSILKLMEAVDSYIPTPQRATDKPFLMPVEDVFSISGRGTVATGRVERGIIKVGEEVEVVGLRPTQKTVVTGVEMFRKLLDMGMAGDNIGALVRGLKREDMERGQVLAKPGSITPHTKFKAQIYVLSKEEGGRHTPFFKGYRPQFYFRTTDVTGTVKLPENVEMVMPGDNIAIEVDLITPVAMEKELRFAVREGGRTVGAGVVAEVIE, from the coding sequence ATGGCCAAGGAAAAGTTCGAGCGTAACAAGCCCCACGTGAACATCGGCACGATCGGACACGTGGACCACGGCAAGACGTCGCTGACGGCCGCCATCACCAAGGTGCTGGCGAAGACGGGCGGCGCCACGTTTCTGGCGTACGACTTGATTGACAAGGCGCCGGAGGAGCGTGAGCGCGGAATCACGATTTCCACCTCGCACGTCGAGTACCAGACGGCGAGCCGGCACTACGCCCACGTCGACTGCCCGGGCCACGCCGACTATGTGAAGAACATGATTACGGGCGCGGCGCAGATGGACGGCGCCATCCTGGTGGTGTCGGCCGCGGACGGCCCGATGCCGCAGACGCGTGAGCACATCCTGCTGGCGCGCCAGGTCGGCGTTCCGTACATCGTGGTCTTCCTGAACAAGGTGGACATGCTGGACGACCCCGAGCTGCGCGAGCTCGTGGAGATGGAAGTCCGCGACCTGCTGAAGAAGTACGAGTTTCCTGGCGACGACATCCCCATCGTCCCGGGCTCGGCGCTCAAGGCACTGGAGGGTGACACCAGCGACATCGGCGAGCCGTCCATCCTGAAGCTGATGGAGGCGGTGGACAGCTATATCCCGACGCCGCAGCGCGCGACGGACAAGCCCTTCCTGATGCCGGTGGAGGACGTGTTCTCCATCTCTGGCCGCGGCACGGTGGCCACGGGCCGCGTCGAGCGCGGTATCATCAAGGTCGGCGAGGAAGTGGAAGTCGTCGGTCTGCGGCCGACGCAGAAGACGGTTGTCACGGGCGTGGAGATGTTCCGCAAGCTGCTGGACATGGGCATGGCGGGCGACAACATCGGCGCGCTGGTGCGCGGCCTGAAGCGCGAGGACATGGAGCGCGGCCAGGTGCTGGCCAAGCCGGGCAGCATCACCCCGCACACCAAGTTCAAGGCGCAGATCTACGTGCTGTCGAAGGAAGAGGGCGGCCGTCACACCCCGTTCTTCAAGGGGTACCGGCCGCAGTTCTACTTCCGCACCACGGACGTGACGGGCACGGTGAAGCTGCCGGAGAACGTCGAAATGGTAATGCCGGGCGACAACATCGCCATTGAGGTGGACCTCATCACCCCCGTGGCCATGGAGAAGGAGCTGCGCTTCGCTGTTCGCGAGGGCGGCCGCACGGTGGGCGCCGGCGTTGTGGCGGAAGTCATCGAGTAG
- the rplV gene encoding 50S ribosomal protein L22, with the protein MESTAHLRFLRMSPRKISTVAELIRGKPVEAALNILKFTKRAAAKPVEKLIKSAVANATDKSKGQVDVDTLYVKTISVDQGPTQRRFMPRAMGRATPIKKKTAHVHVVLAEAKK; encoded by the coding sequence ATGGAGTCGACTGCACATCTGCGTTTCCTGCGCATGAGCCCCCGCAAGATTTCTACCGTTGCGGAGCTCATCCGGGGCAAGCCTGTTGAGGCGGCCCTCAACATCCTGAAGTTCACCAAGCGCGCCGCGGCCAAGCCGGTGGAGAAGCTCATCAAGAGCGCCGTGGCCAACGCGACTGACAAGTCCAAGGGCCAGGTCGACGTGGACACGCTCTACGTGAAGACCATCTCCGTGGACCAGGGTCCCACCCAGCGCCGGTTCATGCCGCGCGCCATGGGCCGGGCCACCCCCATCAAGAAGAAGACGGCCCACGTCCACGTGGTGCTCGCCGAGGCGAAGAAGTAG